AAGAGAAAATTTGGTTTGCTACGCCAAACTTGCGATTTCGGGTATCTTTGATTAAAACAGGAGATGGCAAAGGAGTTACGACAGCTTCTTTTTCTTCTGAGATTCGTTCTCTGAATTTGGCTGAACAATCCAACAGTGACTAATGGGTAATAGGTAATGGGTAATGGGTAATAGGTAATAGAGTTTCAGCGGAATTAAACTGCTTGCCACAAAGTTATTTTTGAGCATCGGATTTAGTCTAAGATCTTTGATTTTTTTTGAATAATTTATTGCTGTAAAAATTTTATAAACACAAGATAATGTTGACTAGAGAAAATCATTCAGCACAAGACAATAACTTGCTTCATGAGCTTGCGCGTCTCATGTCGGGAGATTTTTCTAATCGTCAACAGTCTGATGCCGATCCCAAGAATTATGCTCATATTCGCATTTTTTTTCGTCCCCTTCCCTGGGACTTTTTTTCGGGAATTGGCTTTTATTCAGAGCAAGTTTACGATTACAATCTTTGGACTCCCTATCGTCAAGGAATTCATCGCCTCATAGATCGAGGAGATGATATTTATATTGAAAACTATAGTCTTCAAGACGCGGAAAATTATGCAGGTTCGGGTCATAATCGCGATATTCTGCTGACTATCCCTAATGATTGTATTGAACGTCGTCATAACTGTTCGATGGTGTTCTGGAAAGAAGGGGAAATGTTTCGCGGTAGTGTTGAGCCAGGAAATAAATGTCTGATTCATCGCAAAGGTGTAAATACTTATCTGGTTAGTAGCGTTGAGCTAACTGAAACAACCTGGATTAGTTGGGATCGAGGTATGGATCTAGAAAGTCACGAGCAGATTTGGGGTTCGGCAGCAGGGCCATTAAAGTTCACCAAGAAAGAAAGCTTTGCTCATGAACTACCTTGGATTGCTGAAGATAAAAGCTAAATAGTTAATTTGTTAAAGTCTTGCTTGGCTATTCAAATTATTGATTAACTGATCAAAATAAATATAAATAAATCAAGAAAAATGATTATTACATCGGAGCTAACGGTAAGAAGTATGCTGCCACCAGTAGCTCGCAAAAAAATGCAAGCTTGGATTAGAAGTCGTCATTTAATTTGTTCGGGTAACTTTTTTATACTTGAAACTCTTGAGTATTCAACCATTGAGAGATTTGAA
This portion of the Pleurocapsa minor HA4230-MV1 genome encodes:
- a CDS encoding chromophore lyase CpcT/CpeT, with the translated sequence MLTRENHSAQDNNLLHELARLMSGDFSNRQQSDADPKNYAHIRIFFRPLPWDFFSGIGFYSEQVYDYNLWTPYRQGIHRLIDRGDDIYIENYSLQDAENYAGSGHNRDILLTIPNDCIERRHNCSMVFWKEGEMFRGSVEPGNKCLIHRKGVNTYLVSSVELTETTWISWDRGMDLESHEQIWGSAAGPLKFTKKESFAHELPWIAEDKS